In a single window of the Biomphalaria glabrata chromosome 13, xgBioGlab47.1, whole genome shotgun sequence genome:
- the LOC129922459 gene encoding uncharacterized protein LOC129922459, whose translation MDRFLRPERLVVDPNDPDAQRIWKHWLHTFEKFALKLAVSEGEKFDLLCNFISHAVYELISDCTDFESAVNTLNGLYVKQTNEVYARYLLSNCKQETGQSVDRYIQKFRLLAKDCHFRAVTALENQNEAIRDAFISGMSSPEIRQRLLEYSSLDLAKSLEVARSLEMAQKHSVTYNSQQATTFQTPQAQQSTTSELPLCSAVEDTIDSTTSTIAAAQGKCYFCGGAIHSRSKCPAKDATCNKCGKKGHYKKVCKSKLSTVYRHNSDSAAYTITAASSFSLSRAVMKIHVNNITLDALIDTGSSDSYISASAVRKYRFKTFHSSKHISMANTNLTGYTRGHVNADIKSKGSTYKDFKLHILDNLCEDVILGHDFLEQHESVQITFQGPKPTMVLNGMKAANVEPAPLFQNMLKECRPIATKSRRYSANDTLFINSEVERLLKDGIIEPSSSPWRAQVLITTNERHKRRMVVDYSQTVNRFTLRDAYPLPRIDDMVSQIAKYEIFSTLDLRNAYHQIPLRKTDRPYTAFEAGGKLYQFCRIPFGVTNGVACFQRTIDKIIEQESLEGTYAYIDNITICGKDREEHDKNLHKFLGAIKKYGLTLNEEKCAYASSRIRLLGYEVSHNEMKPDPDRLLPLHQLLPPENLNAQRRAVGLFSYYANWIGHFSDKIHPLVHNRTFPLPERVKDSFQALKKELEMAVVTNVDHKTPLEVETDASDIAISATLSQNKRPVAFFSRTLSLSERRQSSVEKEAMAIVESIKKWRHFLLGSHFKLTTDQRSVSFMLNPRHHGKIKNDKIQRWRIELSMYSFDVCYRPGADNMAADALSRGFCASTTTPRSLKELHNTLCHPGIVRMLHFVRSKNLPYAVEEIRTVVNNCPICAEIKPRFYQPSAGNLVKATSPFERLSVDFKGPLPSTTKNKYLLTIIDEYSRFPFAYACPDMSTQTVIRCFTNLFCIFGTPSYLHSDRGSAFMSEELRSFLRSKGIVTSRTTAYNAKGNGQVEKLNSTLWKSILLVVRSRGLPNTQWELALNDALHSIRSLLCTATNMTPHERLFSYKRRSACGVSLPTWLSVPGPVLMRRHARQSKYDPLVDEVELIEANQNYAHIRLPNGREETVSLHHLAPRGDSSSETVVHDFAPRDFETSSEVFQHQLAPGNTETSPGVSQHSVASRGDIETSVENMVPHALRAEENIIENGQNSPARDTPLQHSYNLRSRAKRN comes from the coding sequence ATGGATCGTTTTCTAAGACCTGAAAGATTGGTGGTGGATCCTAATGATCCGGACGCTCAAAGGATCTGGAAGCACTGGCTTCACACATTTGAAAAATTCGCATTAAAACTAGCTGTATCAGAAGGTGAGAAGTTCGATCTACTATGTAACTTTATCTCACACGCAGTGTACGAATTGATATCTGACTGTACTGACTTTGAATCTGCTGTCAACACACTAAACGGACTCTATGTGAAACAAACCAATGAGGTTTATGCTCGCTATCTCCTATCCAATTGTAAACAGGAAACAGGACAGAGTGTTGACAGGTATATTCAAAAATTTAGATTGCTAGCTAAAGACTGCCATTTCAGAGCAGTCACTGCCCTCGAAAACCAGAACGAGGCCATCAGAGACGCATTCATTAGTGGCATGTCATCACCAGAGATTAGGCAAAGACTTTTAGAGTACTCATCTCTGGATCTCGCAAAGTCATTGGAGGTTGCTAGATCTCTTGAGATGGCACAGAAACATTCTGTGACATATAACTCGCAACAAGCCACTACTTTTCAAACACCACAAGCACAACAATCCACTACGTCGGAATTGCCACTTTGCTCTGCTGTAGAAGACACGATTGATTCGACAACCAGTACCATAGCTGCAGCTCAAGGCAAGTGCTACTTTTGTGGAGGTGCTATCCACTCTCGTAGCAAATGCCCCGCTAAAGATGCAACCTGCAATAAATGCGGTAAAAAGGGACACTACAAAAAGGTATGCAAATCAAAACTTTCTACAGTTTACAGACATAACTCTGATTCAGCGGCGTATACAATAACAGCCGCCTCTTCGTTTTCTCTATCTCGTGCTGTAATGAAGATACACGTTAACAACATTACCCTTGACGCCCTCATCGATACAGGTAGTTCGGACAGTTACATATCTGCATCGGCTGTCAGAAAGTATAGATTCAAAACTTTTCACTCATCAAAACATATATCTATGGCCAACACGAACCTAACTGGTTATACTCGAGGCCATGTTAATGCTGACATTAAAAGTAAAGGCTCCACTTATAAAGACTTCAAGCTACACATACTTGACAACCTCTGTGAGGATGTTATTTTGGGCCATGACTTCCTTGAACAACATGAGAGTGTACAAATCACTTTTCAGGGGCCTAAACCAACAATGGTGTTAAATGGAATGAAAGCTGCTAATGTTGAACCCGCTCCTCTTTTCCAAAATATGCTTAAAGAGTGTCGACCTATCGCCACAAAATCCAGACGATATTCTGCAAACGACACTCTATTCATCAATTCAGAAGTTGAGAGACTCCTAAAAGATGGCATCATTGAGCCCTCGTCATCTCCATGGCGGGCTCAAGTCTTAATAACTACTAACGAACGACACAAACGAAGAATGGTAGTGGACTACAGCCAAACTGTTAATCGGTTCACACTTCGGGATGCTTATCCCTTACCTCGCATTGATGATATGGTCTCTCAAATAgctaaatatgaaatatttagcACCCTTGATCTGCGCAACGCATACCATCAGATCCCCCTAAGGAAGACTGATCGCCCCTATACTGCCTTTGAAGCTGGAGGGAAATTATACCAGTTCTGTAGGATACCCTTTGGAGTAACTAACGGGGTAGCCTGTTTTCAACGGACAATCGACAAGATCATAGAACAAGAGTCACTGGAGGGCACATATGCTTATATTGATAACATCACCATTTGCGGTAAGGACAGAGAAGAGCATGATAAAAATCTGCATAAATTTCTTGgagctataaaaaaatatggacTAACTCTTAATGAGGAAAAGTGTGCATACGCATCCTCAAGAATAAGATTACTAGGTTATGAAGTCTCCCATAATGAGATGAAGCCAGACCCCGACAGACTACTGCCCTTGCATCAACTTCTTCCACCCGAGAACCTAAATGCACAAAGGCGAGCTGTTGGTCTATTCTCCTACTATGCCAACTGGATAGGACATTTCTCAGATAAGATCCATCCCTTGGTACACAACAGAACCTTCCCACTCCCTGAGAGAGTCAAAGATTCATTTCAAGCGTTAAAAAAAGAACTAGAAATGGCTGTTGTCACAAACGTAGACCACAAAACGCCGCTGGAGGTTGAAACAGATGCATCGGATATCGCTATATCTGCTACATTATCCCAGAACAAAAGACCAGTTGCCTTCTTCTCCAGAACACTATCTCTTAGCGAGAGACGTCAATCCTCTGTAGAGAAAGAAGCAATGGCTATCGTGGAATCAATCAAGAAATGGAGACATTTTTTATTAGGGTCGCATTTCAAGCTCACCACGGATCAAAGGTCCGTATCATTCATGCTGAACCCTCGTCATCACGGTAAAATAAAAAACGACAAAATTCAGAGGTGGAGAATAGAACTATCAATGTACAGTTTTGATGTGTGTTATCGGCCGGGGGCTGACAACATGGCCGCCGATGCTCTTTCTCGTGGATTCTGTGCAAGTACAACCACCCCTAGGTCTTTGAAAGAACTTCACAACACTCTTTGTCATCCAGGCATAGTGCGAATGCTCCATTTCGTCCGGTCAAAGAACCTTCCGTATGCAGTTGAAGAAATAAGAACTGTAGTAAACAATTGCCCCATCTGTGCAGAGATAAAACCTCGTTTTTATCAACCATCTGCCGGCAACTTAGTAAAAGCCACATCACCATTTGAGAGACTTAGTGTTGACTTTAAGGGACCACTCCCTTCTaccactaaaaataaatatttattgacaattaTTGATGAGTACTCAAGGTTTCCTTTTGCATATGCATGTCCTGACATGTCTACTCAAACAGTAATTAGATGCTTCACAAACCTATTCTGCATTTTCGGCACGCCCTCGTATTTACATTCCGACCGGGGATCAGCCTTCATGTCTGAAGAGCTACGATCTTTCCTCAGAAGTAAAGGCATAGTAACAAGCAGAACCACAGCATACAATGCCAAAGGAAACGGGCAAGTTGAAAAACTGAACTCGACTCTCTGGAAGTCAATTCTTCTTGTCGTCAGGTCAAGAGGACTACCTAATACACAATGGGAGCTAGCCCTAAACGACGCTCTCCATTCAATTAGATCTCTACTATGCACTGCTACAAACATGACGCCTCATGAAAGACTATTTTCCTATAAAAGAAGGTCCGCCTGTGGTGTCTCTCTGCCGACCTGGCTATCTGTTCCAGGGCCAGTCCTAATGAGAAGACATGCAAGGCAAAGCAAATATGATCCACTGGTAGATGAAGTGGAGCTTATTGAAGCTAATCAGAACTATGCCCACATACGTCTTCCAAATGGACGGGAAGAAACTGTCTCACTACACCATTTGGCTCCGAGAGGCGACTCATCTTCAGAGACCGTAGTACATGATTTCGCTCCAAGAGACTTTGAAACATCTTCTGAGGTCTTTCAACATCAACTGGCTCCTGGTAACACTGAGACTTCTCCGGGTGTCTCCCAACACTCAGTGGCTTCTAGGGGTGACATAGAGACATCTGTAGAGAACATGGTTCCACATGCTTTAAGAGCAGAagaaaacattattgaaaatgGACAAAATTCACCTGCCAGAGATACGCCCTTACAGCACTCGTATAATCTCAGAAGTAGAGCGAAAAGAAACTAA